A stretch of the Solanum dulcamara chromosome 6, daSolDulc1.2, whole genome shotgun sequence genome encodes the following:
- the LOC129893126 gene encoding defensin-like protein, giving the protein MARSIFFMAFLVLAMMLFVAYEVQAEKNEHICKSVSQTFPGICITNYPCRKACLTEGFTDGHCSKLLRRCLCTKPCVFEKISNEVETTLGEEAKTLKEALLEEEIMME; this is encoded by the exons ATGGCTCGTTCCATTTTCTTCATGGCATTTCTGGTCTTGGCAATGATGCTCTTTGTTGCCTATG AGGTGCAGGCTGAGAAGAATGAGCACATTTGCAAATCAGTAAGCCAAACTTTCCCAGGAATATGTATTACCAACTATCCATGTAGAAAAGCTTGTCTCACTGAGGGATTTACAGATGGTCATTGTAGCAAACTCCTAAGAAGGTGCCTATGCACTAAGCCATGTGTATTTGAGAAAATTTCAAATGAAGTTGAAACAACTTTGGGTGAGGAAGCAAAAACTCTAAAGGAAGCTTTGCTTGAAGAAGAGATTATGATGGAGTAA